TTTATATAATCATTTCGGCCAAAGGGTCTGGCACCGGCCGGATGGGCATCTGCCAGCGCAATTTCATCTTTAAGCGATTCGCCGTTTTTAAACGTGACCACCACCGCTGCACCAAAGGCTTTGCGCCGCGGGTTCGGGTCATGATAGCGGCGGGTCCAATCGGGGTCTTCAACGGTGCGGATCTTATGCCAGAGCCTGACCGTATCCGGCCGGCAAGCCCTTTCGGGCGCATAACTGTGGACATGATGCCAGATACCGTCCTGGAGCGCAACCGCAAAGATGTACATGATGCTGTGATCAAGGGTTTCCCGGCTGGCGCCGGGGTCGAGTTTCTGAGGGTCGCCGGCGCCGCTGCCGATAACGTGATGGGTATGATGGCTGGTGTGGATGATAATGCCGTCGACATCATCAAGGTTTGTTATTTTTGATCGCAGTCTGAATGCCAGATCGATCAGGGCCTGGGCCTGGTATTCGGCCGAGTGCGCTTTGGTGTAGGATTCCAGGATGGCTGCTCTGGGTTCCCCTGCTTCCGGCAGCGGCACCTGATACTCGGCGGCGGGGCCGGCCAGCAGATAGGCAATGACGCCGTCTTCACCTTCGTAAATGGGGGACGGACTCTTTTCTCCGCGCATGGCCCGGTCAACGGCTTCAATGGCCAGTTTGCCGGCATGGGCCGGGGCATAGGCTTTCCAGCTTGAGATTTCGCCTTTGCGCGACTGCCGGGTGGTGCAGGTAACATGCAGGGCCTGCTGGACGGCCTGATAAATGACATCCGTGTTCAGCCCCAGCAGGCGGCCGATTCCGGCAGCCGCAGACGGCCCCAGATGGGCGATGTGGTCGATTTTGTGCCGGTGCAGGCAAATGCTTTTCACCAGACCGATCTGGATCTCATAGGCGGTTGCAACCGCCTGAATCAGGTCTTTGCCGGAGCGGCTGCATTGCTGGGCAACCGCCAGAATCGGCGGG
This is a stretch of genomic DNA from Desulfobacterales bacterium. It encodes these proteins:
- a CDS encoding MmgE/PrpD family protein, with amino-acid sequence MKIHTVRVYPSKAKLPKENQLAWKLAEVAAHSAPITAAVESMIINRIIDNAAVAVAAINRQAVCSARSQALAHPRRSGATVFGLPAGKTFAAEWAAWANGTAVRELDMHDTFLAADYSHPADNIPPILAVAQQCSRSGKDLIQAVATAYEIQIGLVKSICLHRHKIDHIAHLGPSAAAGIGRLLGLNTDVIYQAVQQALHVTCTTRQSRKGEISSWKAYAPAHAGKLAIEAVDRAMRGEKSPSPIYEGEDGVIAYLLAGPAAEYQVPLPEAGEPRAAILESYTKAHSAEYQAQALIDLAFRLRSKITNLDDVDGIIIHTSHHTHHVIGSGAGDPQKLDPGASRETLDHSIMYIFAVALQDGIWHHVHSYAPERACRPDTVRLWHKIRTVEDPDWTRRYHDPNPRRKAFGAAVVVTFKNGESLKDEIALADAHPAGARPFGRNDYINKFDTLTEGIITANERNRFIQRVQQIPDLEPEAIRQLSIQVPQRKLESKTRDQRGIF